One bacterium genomic window, AAACGCCTGACGATTCGCGCTGCCTGGCTGATCTACGTGCCGGCCGCGATGATCGTTCTGCTATTCGCCAGTTCACTTCTGCTCTCCTCCTTCTTTGGTTCCAAGGTGAACGAGGACGAAATGGCCCGTCTGCGAAACGAAAACCAGCGGCTTACCCAGAAGTATCAGGCGATCAAATCTACGCTCAACGAGGTCAGCACGCGCGTTGACCAGTTGGCGCAGAAAGAGACCGCCATTCGCGCCCTCTTTAATCTCCCGGAAGTCAGCCCGCAGGAGCGCCAGCTTGGTATCGGTGGTCCCGATGCTATGGATTGGCTCCCGAAGTCTGAAAGTGAGGAGATCGCGGTCGCGACTGAAGCAGAGGTTGACAAGCTGCTCAAGCAGACTGAGTTCGAGTTCTCTAAATATGGTGAGATCGAAGGGGCGTTGCTTGGATTACGGGAACGTCTTGACCATACACCGTCGATCTGGCCCGCCAAAGGCTGGTTCTCTCGCGGGTTTGGAATGCACTACGATCCTTTCACCGGCTATAAGCAGATGCACCGCGGGATCGATATCGCCGCTCAACCTGGAACGCCGATCATTGCCCCGGCCAAGGGGAAAGTGATTTTTGCCGGCTGGGATTCAGGCGGTCTCGGCAATCTAGTGGTAGTTGAGCATGGTTACGGTTTTGTCACTCGCCATGGCCACATGTCCAAGGTGTTGGTCAAGCGCGGTCAGGAGATCGCACGGGGTGACCGGATCGGTTTGATGGGGTCGACCGGTTATTCGACTGGTTCGCATCTCCACTATGAGATTTACCGGAACGGTAAAGCGCTCAATCCGATGGAGTATATTCTCAATTAAGCTCTGGACTTGATACAGAATTCATGAACACCGCCTTTCAGGCGGTGTTTTTTTTGGCAATCGATGGCACACCTTGGAGGGAGAGGTGGTCGTTATTAGTCTGGGGAGTGGCATACGCATGGAACCTCCACTTGTTTGAGACTGTTGAACAATCAGGGAGAGGTAAGGCAGGCAAGATGAGATCAGGGGAAGAGAATCATGCCGGGCGCCGATCGGAAGTGCGGGACAGCGAGGATGAACGCGCGGTCAGGGAACTGATCATCCGCTGCAAGACGGGGGATACATTGGCGTTCGCCGAATTGATGCAGCGTTATCGCAAGCAAGTTGCCTCGCTGGCATACCGCATCACCAACGACTACGATGAAGCCGCAGACATCACCCAGGCAGTCTTCGTGAAAATGGCGGCCAATCTCGGGCGATTCGATGAGAATCGGAAATTCTATACCTGGCTTTATCGGATCACCGTGAATTGCGCGATCGATCATCTGCGCAAAACCAAACGCTTCCGCCATGAATCGCTGGAGAGTTATAACGACAAACTCGAATCACTGGCGGAAAACCCGGAAACACTGAGAAATCGGGAGTTGTTAGTTGAGTACATTCGGCAGGCGACGCTGTCGCTGAATACCAGGCAACGTTCCGCGTTTGTCTTGCGCGACATGGAAGGATGTCGAGTTGATGACGTGGCGGTCATGCTCGATGTGCCGGAGGCGACTGTCCGCTGGTATTTGCACCGTGCGCGGACCAAGATCCGCAAGGACCTCTTGCGCAGGTGCCCGCAACTTCTTATGCTGTTCGGCATTCGCTGAAGCTAAGACCCTTATTCCTGAGGCTGTGACGGATCATTCTTTATGGCGAGTATAGAAAAGCTGAGTCTGAAAATAGAAGGAATGCATTGCGCGAGTTGTGTCGCTTCGATCGAGCGAGGTCTCTCCGATCTGGCCGGAGTCGACAGCTCGCAGGTCAATCTGCTGATGAATTCAGCGACCGTTTCCTTTGACCCCGCCCGACTTTCCGAAACGGATATCATTCGGAAGATTCACGAGCTCGGCTTCAAGGCGAGTATTGCCACCCCGGATATTCTGACTGCCAATGCTGACGAAACGCGCGATGCCCGCAAGCAGTTTTTGATCGCGCTGGTGATCTCGATCCCGCTCATGGTATTCGGCATGGGACCGATGTTGAACGGTCATCAGCCAATCATCTCCATGCTTTGGGATGGTCTCATTCAGGCGGTCACGGCTGGCTTTATCCTCTTGTATACTGGTCACTCCATTCTGTTTGATGCTGCCCTGCAGACCCGACATTTGCGTGCCAACATGAATTCACTGGTCGGGATAGGCACGGTGGCCGCTTTTGGCTGGAGTCTCTGGGCGCTGTATCAGACGTCGGTTGGTCTGCATGAGGCGCTTTATTTCGATTCTGCCGGAATGATCATCGTGCTGATCCTGCTCGGTCGTTATCTCGAGGCTCGCGCCAAAGGAAGGGCTGGTGAAGCGATTCAAGCGCTCTTGCGCCTTCGTCCAGCCAAGGCGACAGGTTTCATCAACGGCATCGAGATCGAACTTGAGCCGGACATGATCCGTCCGGGGATGACCTTGCTGGTGCGACCCGGCGAGCGAATCGCTGCCGATGGTGTCGTGACCGACGGTGCACCGATCGTGGATGAATCGATGCTGACCGGAGAATCGATCCCGGTTGAAAAGAAGCTAAGCGATACGGTGATCGGAGGATCGCTTAACGGAAATTCGCCGTTCAAAATGGACGTGACCCGCGCCGGAGCGGAAAGCTATCTGGCGATGGTGATCCGGATGGTTTCCGAAGCACAATCCGTCAAAGCGCCGGTGCAGAAATTGGCCGACACGGTTGCGGGAGTTTTTGTCCCGATTGTCCTGGTGCTGGCGACTCTTACCTTGGTGGGTTGGCTGATCCTTGCGCCTGAGGATTCGATGGCGGTCAAAGCCTTCATTGCAGTATTGATCATTTCGTGCCCCTGTGCTCTTGGACTGGCGACGCCAACTGCGGTGTTGGCCGGGACCGGTCGAGCCGCACGCGCCGGGATCCTGATACGCGGGGGGGATATTCTCGAGCAGATCTCACGTGTCAACGTCATGGCGTTCGACAAGACCGGAACATTGACCGAAGGGCGACTTCAGGTGGTTCATCTGGCTGGGTTCGGCGGGCTTCCCAATCAACATCTGTTGTCACTGCTTGGCTCGCTGGAATGCCATTCAGAACACCCGATCGGTAAGGCGATTCACCGCTATGTAAAAGATCAGGAATACATTCCGGTTAAACTTGAGAAGATAGAGTCACGGCCGGGATTCGGGATGACTGCTCGACATGATGAGCAGCTTCTGGCAGTGGGGAATTTGGCGCTTATGCAGGAGTCGGCCGTCACGCTCGGACTCGCGGGAGCTGCGGCTGAGGCTGAGATGGCGCTAGGACGTACAGTAGTCTATGTCGCTCTGAATGGCCGTGCGATTGGGGTCATTTCCGTTGCTGATACGGTGCGTGCCGATGCCGCGCCGGTGGTCACCGAACTGAAGCAATCATTAGAGAAGGTGGTCATGCTCTCCGGAGATAATGCAGTGACTGCCTCGGCCGTCGCGGGCAAATTGGGGATCGAGTTCGTAGCGGAGGTTCGCCCCGAACAGAAGAAGGGGATTCTCGACGGATACCGTCGCTCCGGGCAGATCGTTGCGATGGTCGGGGATGGGATTAATGATGCCCCGGCGCTGGCGGCTGCGGATGTCGGTATAGCCGTGGCGGGTGGGACGGATATAGCTATCGAGGCCGCCGATGTAGTACTACTTCGGCCCGATTTGCATTTGCTGACCCGCATGTTGAAACTTTCTCGGGCTACTCTCGGCGTGATCAAACAGAATTTGTTTTGGGCATTCTTCTACAACGTCATAGCTATCCCTGTGGCTGCCGGTCTGTTCTACCCATTGACCGGCTGGACGTTGTCGCCAATGATCGCTGCTGGAGCGATGTCGTTTTCATCGCTGTTTGTGGTGCTCAATTCGCTCCGCCTCGCGCGGATCAAGCTCTGATCTGGATCTGTTGTTCAGATTCTGAACACTCCCCATTTGGGCCGAGTGCTTTTCTTCCTGCCTGCTGTTCGACATAGGTTCTCCTCCGATAACTATATGTAATCAAAAGGGGAATCGATTACCGTGACGCAAATTGACCAGAGGCAGTCGCCCGCCGCCGCGCGCGATCTGGACAGAACAACCGAACAGGAAAACTGGGTCGAGCTGTTCTCCTTGTTTGTTCATGACATGGAATCGCCACTGGCCTCAATGAAATATATCCTGAAATTGCTCGATGAACAGAAATTGGATCTGACCAAACCGAGACACCGGCAGTTGGTCAGCTCCTCCCGAATTGCGGTCGAACGCGCAGAGTCAATTGTTTACGATCTGCTGGCGGTTGCTCGAGGCGGAGAACAGGGGATGAGCGCCCAGAAGGAGCCGTTCGATCTCAAGTCGACAGTTGAGAATGCGGTCATTCTTGCCACTGCCTCAGCGGCGGAGAACCAGATCACTCTTTTGACGCAGTTTCCTGCAACCGGAGTCGAAGCGATCGGCGATACCCGGCTACTAGCCCGAGTGCTGGACAACCTGCTGTTCAATGCTGTTCGGCATACGCCTTCGGGCAAGGCTATAACCACTTCCATCAGCCATGCGGAAAAGACTGTGACCATTGAGGTACTCGATGGCGGGAGCGGATTTGGCGATGTTGATCCATCCATTCTGTTTGAGAAGTTCGGTCAGGTTCATTTGCGCGCTCAGGGAAAACACCGGGGCGTGGGACTTGGCCTTTATTTTTGCCAATTAGCGATCCAAGCAATGGGGGGAATCATCCAGGCAACTGACCATCCATCCGGTGGAGCTGTCTTCGCGGTGACCCTGCAGAAAGCATAGGCGGGAGAAGTAAGATCATGGCATTTGATGCAGAATCATATCTCAAGTCGGGCTCCAATGAGCTGCGTGTCCTGGAATATCGGACGAACGGCATGTCGTTCGGGATCAATATTCTCAAGGTCAGCAAGATCGTGCAGAAGCTGGTTGATTTCACGCGAGTTCCTCAGGCTCCGCCTGCCGTGACAGGGGTCTTTAAAGATCGCGATCATCTGGTTCCGGTCCTGGATCTTGCGTATTTCCTCGGGATCAACAAGGAACCTTCTGTTCACAAGAATGTGATCGTGACGGAGTTTTTTGGAATGCAGACTGGGTTTGCGATCGACCGCGTTGATTGGATACACCATTTCCGGTGGGAAGATGTGATCGATGCCAAGACCGCGCTGGCGGGAGTCAAGTACAAGTACGTTATCGGGATCGTCAAACCGACCGAAGATAGAATGGTTCAGCTTCTCGACTACGAGACTATTCTATTGGATCTCTGTCCCAAGCTGAAGGATATGAGCATCCAGTC contains:
- a CDS encoding heavy metal translocating P-type ATPase, coding for MASIEKLSLKIEGMHCASCVASIERGLSDLAGVDSSQVNLLMNSATVSFDPARLSETDIIRKIHELGFKASIATPDILTANADETRDARKQFLIALVISIPLMVFGMGPMLNGHQPIISMLWDGLIQAVTAGFILLYTGHSILFDAALQTRHLRANMNSLVGIGTVAAFGWSLWALYQTSVGLHEALYFDSAGMIIVLILLGRYLEARAKGRAGEAIQALLRLRPAKATGFINGIEIELEPDMIRPGMTLLVRPGERIAADGVVTDGAPIVDESMLTGESIPVEKKLSDTVIGGSLNGNSPFKMDVTRAGAESYLAMVIRMVSEAQSVKAPVQKLADTVAGVFVPIVLVLATLTLVGWLILAPEDSMAVKAFIAVLIISCPCALGLATPTAVLAGTGRAARAGILIRGGDILEQISRVNVMAFDKTGTLTEGRLQVVHLAGFGGLPNQHLLSLLGSLECHSEHPIGKAIHRYVKDQEYIPVKLEKIESRPGFGMTARHDEQLLAVGNLALMQESAVTLGLAGAAAEAEMALGRTVVYVALNGRAIGVISVADTVRADAAPVVTELKQSLEKVVMLSGDNAVTASAVAGKLGIEFVAEVRPEQKKGILDGYRRSGQIVAMVGDGINDAPALAAADVGIAVAGGTDIAIEAADVVLLRPDLHLLTRMLKLSRATLGVIKQNLFWAFFYNVIAIPVAAGLFYPLTGWTLSPMIAAGAMSFSSLFVVLNSLRLARIKL
- a CDS encoding M23 family metallopeptidase, which codes for MSQLRKLWQNKVTFWFLHETEGALKRLTIRAAWLIYVPAAMIVLLFASSLLLSSFFGSKVNEDEMARLRNENQRLTQKYQAIKSTLNEVSTRVDQLAQKETAIRALFNLPEVSPQERQLGIGGPDAMDWLPKSESEEIAVATEAEVDKLLKQTEFEFSKYGEIEGALLGLRERLDHTPSIWPAKGWFSRGFGMHYDPFTGYKQMHRGIDIAAQPGTPIIAPAKGKVIFAGWDSGGLGNLVVVEHGYGFVTRHGHMSKVLVKRGQEIARGDRIGLMGSTGYSTGSHLHYEIYRNGKALNPMEYILN
- a CDS encoding HAMP domain-containing histidine kinase, encoding MTQIDQRQSPAAARDLDRTTEQENWVELFSLFVHDMESPLASMKYILKLLDEQKLDLTKPRHRQLVSSSRIAVERAESIVYDLLAVARGGEQGMSAQKEPFDLKSTVENAVILATASAAENQITLLTQFPATGVEAIGDTRLLARVLDNLLFNAVRHTPSGKAITTSISHAEKTVTIEVLDGGSGFGDVDPSILFEKFGQVHLRAQGKHRGVGLGLYFCQLAIQAMGGIIQATDHPSGGAVFAVTLQKA
- a CDS encoding chemotaxis protein CheV, which encodes MAFDAESYLKSGSNELRVLEYRTNGMSFGINILKVSKIVQKLVDFTRVPQAPPAVTGVFKDRDHLVPVLDLAYFLGINKEPSVHKNVIVTEFFGMQTGFAIDRVDWIHHFRWEDVIDAKTALAGVKYKYVIGIVKPTEDRMVQLLDYETILLDLCPKLKDMSIQSYQGEANFAGRRVLIAEDSPAVRAMLVNELSEYGFEVVETTDGEEAWQAFQKQSFDLVVSDVEMPRMDGLAFTLRVRQSERPNTPVIVYSSIGDVGMKARAAFLKADAHITKLNLNQLMITADKLIRGEKVEFDGYTPETMPNLLEAATV
- a CDS encoding sigma-70 family RNA polymerase sigma factor; amino-acid sequence: MRSGEENHAGRRSEVRDSEDERAVRELIIRCKTGDTLAFAELMQRYRKQVASLAYRITNDYDEAADITQAVFVKMAANLGRFDENRKFYTWLYRITVNCAIDHLRKTKRFRHESLESYNDKLESLAENPETLRNRELLVEYIRQATLSLNTRQRSAFVLRDMEGCRVDDVAVMLDVPEATVRWYLHRARTKIRKDLLRRCPQLLMLFGIR